From a single Metopolophium dirhodum isolate CAU chromosome 6, ASM1992520v1, whole genome shotgun sequence genomic region:
- the LOC132947339 gene encoding uncharacterized protein LOC132947339 isoform X2, which translates to MVYKCVVPNCGVIYANASKIKFYRFPTDEVLKSKWMKSCSITKHLVSYKVCDNHFLPEDIKDNGRLMPSAVPSLHLGVNVDPNSENSSQTDISTNSNSKPNGADSLQRSDEVLKSKWMKSCSNTKHLVSYKVCDNNFLPEDIKDNGRLMLFAVPSIQLGVNVDPNSENSSQTDINTNNNSKPNGADSLQRSDEVLKSKWMKSRSNTKHLVSYKVCDNHFLPEDIKDNGRLMSFAVPSIQPGVNLDPNSENSSQTDISTNSNSKPNGADSLQRSDEVLKSKWMKSCSNTKHLVSYKVCDNNFLPEDIKDNGRLMLFAVPSIQLGVNLDPNSENSSQTDISTNSNSKPNGADSPQRSDTSTSLITNISPTQTSKKGKFSLKYPRYFNDLTVEHFSTPIRAEIYLAFAKQKHNDVRKKLKKVQQQNRRLAEKLKCINISKQKDSNHLTENASQLICQVSK; encoded by the exons aTGGTGTATAAATGTGTGGTTCCAAATTGTGGTGTAATTTATGCAAAtgcatcaaaaattaaattttatcg ATTTCCAACCGATgaagttttaaaaagtaaatggATGAAAAGTTGTTCAATTACAAAACATCTTGTATCTTACAAAGTGTGTGATAATCACTTTTTACCAGAAGATATTAAAGATAATGGTCGCCTAATGCCCTCTGCTGTCCCTAGTTTACATCTAGGTGTAAATGTCGATCCAAATTCAGAAAATTCAAGCCAAAC TGATATCAGTACAAATAGTAATTCCAAACCGAATGGAGCTGACTCACTTCAAAGATCCGATgaagttttaaaaagtaaatggATGAAAAGTTGTTCAAATACAAAACATCTTGTATCTTACAAAGTGTGTGATAATAACTTTTTACCAGAAGATATTAAAGATAATGGTCGCCTAATGCTCTTTGCTGTCCCTAGTATACAACTAGGTGTAAATGTCGATCCAAATTCAGAAAATTCAAGCCAAAC TGATatcaatacaaataacaattcCAAACCGAATGGAGCTGACTCACTTCAAAGATCCGATgaagttttaaaaagtaaatggATGAAAAGTCGTTCAAATACAAAACATCTTGTATCTTACAAAGTGTGTGATAATCACTTTTTACCAGAAGATATTAAAGATAATGGTCGCCTAATGTCCTTTGCTGTCCCTAGTATACAACCTGGTGTAAATCTCGATCCAAATTCAGAAAATTCAAGCCAAAC TGATATCAGTACAAATAGTAATTCCAAACCGAATGGAGCTGACTCACTTCAAAGATCCGATgaagttttaaaaagtaaatggATGAAAAGTTGTTCAAATACAAAACATCTTGTATCTTACAAAGTGTGTGATAATAACTTTTTACCAGAAGATATTAAAGATAATGGTCGCCTAATGCTCTTTGCTGTCCCTAGTATACAACTAGGTGTAAATCTCGATCCAAATTCAGAAAATTCAAGCCAAAC TGATATCAGTACAAATAGTAATTCCAAACCGAATGGAGCTGACTCACCTCAAAGATCTGATACCTCTACTAGTTTGATCACTAA TATATCACCAACTCAAACatcaaaaaaaggaaaattttcTCTAAAGTATCCTaggtattttaatgatttaaccgTTGAACATTTTTCTACACCAATTAGAGCTGAAATATATCTAGCATTTGCCAAACAAAAGCACAATGACGTCAGAAAGAAATTGAAAAAGGTTCAACAACAAAACCGAAGATTggcagaaaaattaaaatgtatcaatatttcaaaacaaaaggATTCAAACCATTTGACAGAAAATGCTTCTCAATTGAT ATGCCAAGTTTCTAAGTGA
- the LOC132947339 gene encoding uncharacterized protein LOC132947339 isoform X1 → MVYKCVVPNCGVIYANASKIKFYRFPTDEVLKSKWMKSCSITKHLVSYKVCDNHFLPEDIKDNGRLMPSAVPSLHLGVNVDPNSENSSQTDISTNSNSKPNGADSLQRSDEVLKSKWMKSCSNTKHLVSYKVCDNNFLPEDIKDNGRLMLFAVPSIQLGVNVDPNSENSSQTDINTNNNSKPNGADSLQRSDEVLKSKWMKSRSNTKHLVSYKVCDNHFLPEDIKDNGRLMSFAVPSIQPGVNLDPNSENSSQTDISTNSNSKPNGADSLQRSDEVLKSKWMKSCSNTKHLVSYKVCDNNFLPEDIKDNGRLMLFAVPSIQLGVNLDPNSENSSQTDISTNSNSKPNGADSPQRSDTSTSLITNISPTQTSKKGKFSLKYPRYFNDLTVEHFSTPIRAEIYLAFAKQKHNDVRKKLKKVQQQNRRLAEKLKCINISKQKDSNHLTENASQLMQMPSF, encoded by the exons aTGGTGTATAAATGTGTGGTTCCAAATTGTGGTGTAATTTATGCAAAtgcatcaaaaattaaattttatcg ATTTCCAACCGATgaagttttaaaaagtaaatggATGAAAAGTTGTTCAATTACAAAACATCTTGTATCTTACAAAGTGTGTGATAATCACTTTTTACCAGAAGATATTAAAGATAATGGTCGCCTAATGCCCTCTGCTGTCCCTAGTTTACATCTAGGTGTAAATGTCGATCCAAATTCAGAAAATTCAAGCCAAAC TGATATCAGTACAAATAGTAATTCCAAACCGAATGGAGCTGACTCACTTCAAAGATCCGATgaagttttaaaaagtaaatggATGAAAAGTTGTTCAAATACAAAACATCTTGTATCTTACAAAGTGTGTGATAATAACTTTTTACCAGAAGATATTAAAGATAATGGTCGCCTAATGCTCTTTGCTGTCCCTAGTATACAACTAGGTGTAAATGTCGATCCAAATTCAGAAAATTCAAGCCAAAC TGATatcaatacaaataacaattcCAAACCGAATGGAGCTGACTCACTTCAAAGATCCGATgaagttttaaaaagtaaatggATGAAAAGTCGTTCAAATACAAAACATCTTGTATCTTACAAAGTGTGTGATAATCACTTTTTACCAGAAGATATTAAAGATAATGGTCGCCTAATGTCCTTTGCTGTCCCTAGTATACAACCTGGTGTAAATCTCGATCCAAATTCAGAAAATTCAAGCCAAAC TGATATCAGTACAAATAGTAATTCCAAACCGAATGGAGCTGACTCACTTCAAAGATCCGATgaagttttaaaaagtaaatggATGAAAAGTTGTTCAAATACAAAACATCTTGTATCTTACAAAGTGTGTGATAATAACTTTTTACCAGAAGATATTAAAGATAATGGTCGCCTAATGCTCTTTGCTGTCCCTAGTATACAACTAGGTGTAAATCTCGATCCAAATTCAGAAAATTCAAGCCAAAC TGATATCAGTACAAATAGTAATTCCAAACCGAATGGAGCTGACTCACCTCAAAGATCTGATACCTCTACTAGTTTGATCACTAA TATATCACCAACTCAAACatcaaaaaaaggaaaattttcTCTAAAGTATCCTaggtattttaatgatttaaccgTTGAACATTTTTCTACACCAATTAGAGCTGAAATATATCTAGCATTTGCCAAACAAAAGCACAATGACGTCAGAAAGAAATTGAAAAAGGTTCAACAACAAAACCGAAGATTggcagaaaaattaaaatgtatcaatatttcaaaacaaaaggATTCAAACCATTTGACAGAAAATGCTTCTCAATTGATGCAA ATGCCAAGTTTCTAA
- the LOC132947348 gene encoding uncharacterized protein LOC132947348 produces MYYKNKVTENKIYLACYEKKLEGQCRATAHISPDRNDDRLTLSKQHFHHVRELNLNVPLLRQEITERALERTINSYTPRGIYMQAIANFPEAAENYTFLQSVERMRRIRRKFFPQTPRNMAHLHDLLTAADNEHFAMTLQNPPNRFYQGPLMVEGIVSGVIFCNVANINMIAPDLRSVRVAGCDGTFKTVPKFLENDAYQLFSFQVVFKDVSFPLVHAILIGKTQQIYVELLQYIRNVLPLCYDQLKIITDFELGLINAVNLVFPESKHQGCYFHYCQAVIRYVRNKRSNIFQLFKADNNAARVLRMILALPYLPATQIGDVLPSMEDGFHSIVEYVNQFPYLALQLNPFMFNYIWGYWFITMGPAAVTVFNEDIRTNNFVESYHASLLRLIKPHPKVWEFLSII; encoded by the exons ATGTACTATAAAAACAAAGTAACAGAGAATAAAAT TTACTTGGCATGTTACGAAAAGAAATTGGAAGGACAGTGCCGGGCAACTGCTCACATATCTCCGGACCGCAATGATGATAGGTTGACACTGTCGAAGCAACATTTTCATCATGTCAGGGAACTTAATCTCAATGTTCCACTGCTTCGACAGGAGATAACTGAAAGGGCTTTAGAGAGAACCATAAACTCGTATACTCCACGTGGAATTTATATGCAAGCAATTGCTaa TTTTCCAGAAGCTGCAGAAAATTATACCTTTCTACAGAGTGTAGAGAGGATGCGGCGTATAAGACGTAAGTTTTTCCCGCAGACTCCACGAAACATGGCACATTTGCACGATTTGTTGACAGCTGCTGATAATGAACATTTTGCAATGACACTGCAAAACCCTCCTAacag GTTTTATCAAGGTCCATTGATGGTAGAGGGAATCGTCAGTGGAGTCATTTTTTGTAACGTCGCCAATATCAATATGATTGCACCAGATTTGAGAAGT GTCCGTGTAGCAGGGTGTGATGGCACGTTTAAAACTGTACCAAAGTTTTTAGAAAATGACGCCTATCAGTTGTTTTCTTTCCAAGTGGTATTTAAGGATGTA AGCTTCCCTTTAGTTCATGCCATTTTGATTGGAAAAACTCAACAAATTTATGTTGAATTACTACAGTACATAAGAAATGTGCTTCCATTATGTTATGATCAGCTCAAAATTATTACTGATTTTGAGCTAGGGCTAATCAATGCAGTCAATTTAGTTTTTCCGGAAAGTAAACACCAAGGGTGTTACTTTCATTACTGTCAA gCAGTAATAAGATATGTCAGAAATAAGAGGAGCAACatatttcaattattcaaaGCTGACAATAATGCTGCTCGTGTGCTTCGAAtg atTTTAGCATTACCATACTTACCAGCTACACAAATTGGTGATGTTTTGCCTTCAATGGAGGATGGGTTTCATAGCATTGTTGAGTATGTAAACCAATTCCCATATTTGGCATTGCAATTAAACCCATTTATGTTCAATTACATTTGGGGATATTGGTTCATAACAATGGGACCAGCAGCTGTAACAGTATTCAACGAAGATATTAGGACTAACAACTTTGTAGAAAGCTACCATGCATCACTGCTTAGACTGATAAAGCCTCATCCCAAAGTTTGGGAGTttctaagtataatttaa